GCCGTAAGGATCCACTGTGGATTGGTTCACCACTATGGAGAATGACCATGGAGATGGGGATGATCTGGGATCAGGGTGGTTTGAAGTGAAAAAGGTAAGCGGGTCCTTTACCTGACTAGCTCTGCTCCATTTTAATTCCATAGAATGATTGAAATTGTACACAATATCTTCTCAATATCACCATGTTAGTTTGATTCTTCTGTAAGATGCTTCAAGGCTATGGGCTTTTCCAAAATTACCTTGTGTTGTGGACTGTCAAGATGGCACCACAATAGACCTTTTTTTCTCCCATTGTTGTGTGTGTTTATCTCCTGTTGTGTGGTGCTGTGCTGCTGTTAACTCGCTATAATTTCTTTTAACAGAAACATCGATCCAGCTCGAAATTCACATTGCAGAGGTCTTCAGGAAGTTCCACCCATAAAACTCCAAACTCTTCATCACGGTCTCAGGCCAACTACAGTAGTGGCAGTTCAAGGTGGTATGACAGGCTGCAGTACCCACATCAGAGCACAAATGATAACCTTGCCGTTGATGAATTGGATAGTAGAGAAACAACTAAAGTTCAGCATGAGGAATGTGTTGATGTAGGTGCTAGTAACCTGAAGAATGGATTTAATGTTTCAGCTTCAGAGCATGTAGTAAAAAAATGTGAAGAACTGCAGTTGGCTGAAGAAACAATTGATCCTCCCAAAACTGGCATGATTGATCGCACAGATCATTCAGTGCCTCATGAATCTCCCAACTGTTCAAGTGATCTTGCAAAATCTGTAGAAGATTCTGATCATGTCAAAGACCCTCCAAAGACAGAGCTAGTAGGTGTTTTGCCCAACTCTTCTGTCAAGTTTGGAAATTTTGATGATGTCACAGGTCTAGCATTACCCTCAGATGCCTTCAGAGATAATAATTCTTCTACAGAGTACATGGATGATGAAGACACTACACAATTCAGAAATGAATTAAAAGATGAAAGTGAACTTGAAGATGAGATGAATTCTATAAGAAATGCTGATACATCTCCTATCACAATTCATGCAGTGGAGACACCCACTGAATGTAATAGAAATCCATTGGATATATGTGAAATACAAGATAGTCCTGTAGTTGTTAGTGGTTCAACTACCTTAGCTGACTCTGTCTCCCTGTCCTCAAATAATGATCTTGAAGTTCCAGTTACATCTTCCTCGGTTGCGCCCATAGAAAGCCAAACATTACTTCCTAACCACACAACGGTTTCTGTAGATCTTGGAGGTGAAACTGCTGAGAGCAAAGAAAGATTCAGGCAGAGGCTTTGGTGTTTTCTTTTTGAGAATCTGAATAGGGCTGTGGATGAACTGTACCTCCTCTGTGAATTAGAATGTGACATGGAGCAAATTAATGAATCCATACTCGTTCTTGATGAAGCTATATCTGATTTTCAAGAACTGAAGTCCAGGGCAGAACATTTTGATAACACCAAGAAGTCTCCTAGCTTACCAAAGGAAGGGGTACCAATGGCTGTCAAAGCCGATCATCGAAGACCTCATGCATTGTCTTGGGAGGTCTGTGTTCACACCAGTCCATCAAGATTACCTTCATGCGGTTCATTTTCATATTACACCTGTTCATTTTGTCTGCGGAACTTTGAAATATGTGTATATGGTTGTTTCTTAGCATTCTTATCTCTTTATGATAGTTGTTGAGCACTCTGATGAACTGTGTACTCCTAGAACACACGTCTACTACGTTGAATGCTAAAAGTTCTTGTTGGTTATGTTAACCGTGGTATATGTTTATCCTTAAAAAAGAGTGGTATATGATGTCTTGGTGAATGTAGATTTCTCGTATATATTTCTGTTGGAATAATATGAACAGTTGTGAAGGCTGAAGCGACATTTTCTGATATATCACGTATGCAGGTCAGACGAATGACAAGTTCACCACACAGGCAAGAGATATTGTCTtcatctctagaggccttccagAGAATTCAGTTCGAACTGGCACGCAAGCAGGCTGGTATAACAGCAGAGAGCTTTGCACCTAGCTCTTCTGGGGAAGTTTCAGGTATTTCAGCAAAGCTGACTACAGCATCAGCAACAGTTGGGAATATCAGTTTGAAAGTGGAGAGTCAGGTGAAACTTTCTGATGATAGTGAGAAAGAAGTTACTGAAGAGAGACAAAGTAAGGAGGCATTGAAGTCAGGTAGATCATTCCCACAAAGTAATCCTTCATTTTCTGCAAGGAGTAGAAGAGGGGCACTAGAACCAATATCTGAGATAGCTAAACACACTTCTAAGGATAGGGTAATGGCAGAGAACAAAAAGTCAACAGATATTGTGAAAAGGAGTACGACCCATCTTGAAAAGGAGAAGCAAAATACAGCACAGTGGAAATCGATGGATGCCTGGAAGGAAAAAAGAAACTGGGAAGATATACTGAAATCTCCTGTTCGGAGTTCCCGTGCCTCTCATTCTCCTGGTGTTGGCAGAAAAGTAACAGAACGTGGACGTGTTCTACATGACAAGTTAATGTCTCCCGAAAAGAAGAAAAGAAGTGCTTTTGATACGAAAAGAGAAGCAGAAGAAAAGCATGCACGAGCTTTGCGGATCAGGAGTCAACTGGAAAGTGAGAGAGTTCAGAGACTACAACGTACCACTGAAAAGTTAAGTCGTGTAAATGAATTGCAGGCTGTGCGCAGCTCAAAACTGCGAGAAGTAATGAATGCACGTCATCAACGTGGTGAATCTCGTCATGAAGCATATCTAGCCCAGGTTGCGAAAAGAGCTGGTGATGAGAGCACTAAGGTCAGTGAGGTTCGCTTTATTACATCACTGAACGATGAAACTAAGAAATTCTTGCTGAGGCAGAAACTTCATGATTCTGAAATGCGGAGAGCTGAAAAGCTACAGGTGATCAAAACAAAGCAGAAGGAGGACACTGCAAGGGAAGAGGCTGTGTTGGAACGAAGAAAGTTCCTTGAAGCTGAGAAAATGCAGCGCCTTGCTGAAATACAGCGTAAGAAAGAAGAAGCTATAGTCAGAAGAGAAGAGGAGCGCAAAGCATCTAGTGCTGCACGAGAAGCGAAGAGCGCAGAGCAACAACGAAGAAAAGAGATAAGAGCTAAAGCGCAACAAGAGGAAGCTGAACTTTTAGCACAAAAACTAGCTGAAAAGCTCCGTGAAAGTGAGCAGCGCCGGAAGTTTTACCTTGAACAAATACGTGAGAGAGCTTCAATGGATTTTAGGGATCAGTCTTCACCTTTTCAGCGTCGCTTCCCAAGTAAAGATAGCCTAAACCGTTCTACGTCAGCTAATAGTGGCGAAGATTCACAGATAGTAGGCAATGCCAGCACTGCAGAGTCTATGGTTAAAACATCCAATGCCACACAAATGAAACGAAAGATTAAGAAGATTCGTCAGAGATTAATGGCTCTCAAGCATGAATTTGTTGAACCAGCCATAGGTGAAAACACAGGAATTGCACACAGGGCTGCTCTAGGAGCTGCCAAAGGTAAGTTAAGTAGATGGCTTCAGGACTTGCAAAGACACCGTCAAGCTAGAAAAGAAGGTGCTGCGAGCATTGGTTTGATTGTTGGTGACATGACGAAGGTACTTCTTATTGATTACATTACATATTGTGCCATACTATGATAGCAAAGATGGTTACTGATAGCACTTTCTGTTTATTTTTTAACAGTTCTTAGAAGGAAAGGATCTCGAACTGCATGCTACTAGACAAGTTGGTTTGCTTGATTTCATTGCGTCTGCTTTACTTGCCTCACACACTTCAAGACCAGTAGCTTGTGAAGTCACTGTTTACCTTTTGCGCCTGCTTAGAGTGTTACTCTCACTTCCAGCTAATCGGACTTATTTTCTAGTACAAAATCTTTTACCTCCGATTATTCCCATGCTATCTGCATCACTAGAGAATTACATTAAGGTGGCAGCATCAAACTCTGGAAGTTTGAATCTTCTGTTAAGTAAAACTACAGAGAACATGGAGACAGTTGGTGAAGTTTTAGATGGTTTTATATGGACTGTAACCGTCATTGTTGGTCACTTATATGTTGACGACGAACAACTCAAAATGCAGGAGGGTCTGATAGAACTGATTGTAGCTTATCAAACAATTCACCGTCTGCGAGATCTTTTTGCCCTTTATGATAGGCCCCAGGTGGAAGGGTCCCCACTCCCATCATCCATACTATTTGGTCTCAATCTTCTGACTGTCTTGACATCCAAACCAGGGAACTTTTCTGCCATTG
The sequence above is a segment of the Triticum urartu cultivar G1812 unplaced genomic scaffold, Tu2.1 TuUngrouped_contig_6498, whole genome shotgun sequence genome. Coding sequences within it:
- the LOC125530698 gene encoding S phase cyclin A-associated protein in the endoplasmic reticulum-like is translated as MENDHGDGDDLGSGWFEVKKKHRSSSKFTLQRSSGSSTHKTPNSSSRSQANYSSGSSRWYDRLQYPHQSTNDNLAVDELDSRETTKVQHEECVDVGASNLKNGFNVSASEHVVKKCEELQLAEETIDPPKTGMIDRTDHSVPHESPNCSSDLAKSVEDSDHVKDPPKTELVGVLPNSSVKFGNFDDVTGLALPSDAFRDNNSSTEYMDDEDTTQFRNELKDESELEDEMNSIRNADTSPITIHAVETPTECNRNPLDICEIQDSPVVVSGSTTLADSVSLSSNNDLEVPVTSSSVAPIESQTLLPNHTTVSVDLGGETAESKERFRQRLWCFLFENLNRAVDELYLLCELECDMEQINESILVLDEAISDFQELKSRAEHFDNTKKSPSLPKEGVPMAVKADHRRPHALSWEVRRMTSSPHRQEILSSSLEAFQRIQFELARKQAGITAESFAPSSSGEVSGISAKLTTASATVGNISLKVESQVKLSDDSEKEVTEERQSKEALKSGRSFPQSNPSFSARSRRGALEPISEIAKHTSKDRVMAENKKSTDIVKRSTTHLEKEKQNTAQWKSMDAWKEKRNWEDILKSPVRSSRASHSPGVGRKVTERGRVLHDKLMSPEKKKRSAFDTKREAEEKHARALRIRSQLESERVQRLQRTTEKLSRVNELQAVRSSKLREVMNARHQRGESRHEAYLAQVAKRAGDESTKVSEVRFITSLNDETKKFLLRQKLHDSEMRRAEKLQVIKTKQKEDTAREEAVLERRKFLEAEKMQRLAEIQRKKEEAIVRREEERKASSAAREAKSAEQQRRKEIRAKAQQEEAELLAQKLAEKLRESEQRRKFYLEQIRERASMDFRDQSSPFQRRFPSKDSLNRSTSANSGEDSQIVGNASTAESMVKTSNATQMKRKIKKIRQRLMALKHEFVEPAIGENTGIAHRAALGAAKGKLSRWLQDLQRHRQARKEGAASIGLIVGDMTKFLEGKDLELHATRQVGLLDFIASALLASHTSRPVACEVTVYLLRLLRVLLSLPANRTYFLVQNLLPPIIPMLSASLENYIKVAASNSGSLNLLLSKTTENMETVGEVLDGFIWTVTVIVGHLYVDDEQLKMQEGLIELIVAYQTIHRLRDLFALYDRPQVEGSPLPSSILFGLNLLTVLTSKPGNFSAIDWESCKCRTPAGNLAHECEYLSSLDIRVGNQLMAPDESGDAKLPSNTCDISKCDDCGFSEVVEENKLTEQHEGSALGDRRSLDETRKGLLDLSAGQNNSGSVLEIQSSNLGDTIDQHFEVSTQRNENSTVDGHLEGRKMNNICTEMNDSPGKGNEINLKQPAVLVLSAMAETGLVSLPSLLTAVLLQANNRSSSDQASAILPSNFEEVATGVLKVLNNVACLDITLLQCMLARSDLKMEFFHLISFLLNHCMNKWGVPNDQVGLLLLESILLLGYFSLFHPGNQAVLRWGKSPTILHKVCDLPFAFFSDPELMPILTTALIAVCYGCDQNRSVVLQEISSDMIGTLLRSCRASVLATSDSVAVDGSGANNSGDSTHILPDIRNSLSDMSIRSSRKGARPVLGKGVSGAIKLNRNKNQKDGRGVRAGDDGGPLKQRAGEASSAFMLHRKIPAFFFEKAEEFFCGGA